From one [Ruminococcus] lactaris ATCC 29176 genomic stretch:
- a CDS encoding metallophosphoesterase, which produces MNIPMIIFLFILIAGGLLGLEIYRELHHFRVTHYTIESQKFKGFSRDLNLIFLSDLHNRVYGEKNEPLLQAIRNEKPDLILIGGDMLVGKEDASYDIALDFTSQLPQIAPVLYATGNHEQRMRENPEIYQASYADYRQQLKDRGVLFLENGSCRIEAGTVLLEISGVELPSASYKKLKKLPIRASDIAEYLHKDSVSVTEDSVYRILLAHNPAYMNAYKGWGADLILSGHLHGGVMRLPGIGGVITPQAFLFPKYSGEMTKEGEQTIIVSRGLGTHTINIRLFNQPEVVSICLKRSENKK; this is translated from the coding sequence ATGAATATACCAATGATTATTTTTCTTTTTATTCTGATCGCAGGGGGACTGCTTGGATTGGAGATTTATCGGGAACTCCATCATTTCCGGGTAACTCACTACACGATTGAATCACAAAAATTTAAAGGATTCAGCAGGGATCTGAATCTGATTTTTCTAAGTGATCTTCATAATCGGGTTTATGGTGAGAAAAATGAACCTCTGCTACAGGCTATCCGCAATGAAAAGCCGGACCTGATTTTAATCGGTGGAGATATGCTCGTCGGCAAGGAAGATGCCTCCTATGATATTGCACTTGATTTTACCAGTCAGTTACCCCAAATTGCTCCGGTGCTTTACGCGACAGGAAACCACGAGCAGCGTATGAGGGAAAACCCTGAGATCTATCAAGCTTCCTATGCCGACTACCGGCAACAGTTGAAAGACAGGGGTGTTCTTTTTTTGGAAAATGGAAGCTGCCGGATTGAAGCAGGAACGGTTCTCCTGGAAATTTCGGGTGTGGAACTTCCATCCGCATCGTATAAAAAGCTGAAAAAGCTTCCGATCCGGGCTTCTGATATTGCAGAATATCTCCATAAAGATAGTGTTTCGGTTACTGAAGATTCAGTTTACCGCATTTTACTTGCCCATAATCCAGCTTATATGAATGCTTATAAAGGATGGGGGGCTGATCTTATTTTATCCGGTCATCTCCACGGTGGAGTGATGCGACTTCCCGGAATTGGTGGAGTAATCACCCCACAAGCCTTCCTTTTTCCAAAATACTCTGGTGAAATGACGAAAGAAGGAGAACAGACCATCATTGTCAGCCGTGGACTTGGAACGCATACAATCAATATCCGGCTTTTTAATCAGCCTGAAGTCGTGTCCATCTGCCTGAAAAGATCGGAAAATAAGAAATAA
- a CDS encoding J domain-containing protein: MKSRTYYEILGVSRDASIEEITIAKNALAKVYHPDANAHKDIDTTAFMQEILEAYQTLSDPEKRKGYDVQLFGNPEPVERVFKTFKLEPEEKTAESVSFVTYWNAYSSLNEILEKSLQLMNREEKKKSMPKRLLGKLGRAEHENTYRNRQIAKMAREAVQYITLLKMAEIPMEFWNDEAMNWVLVRWGQKPGNDYIALFNRYRVQVEQMKSASEKKKLHSKNRQFHHDLKKLLSYALEG, from the coding sequence ATGAAGTCTCGCACTTATTATGAAATATTAGGTGTGTCCAGAGATGCGTCAATCGAGGAAATCACAATTGCAAAAAATGCATTGGCAAAAGTGTATCATCCAGATGCAAATGCACATAAAGATATAGATACAACCGCTTTTATGCAGGAAATACTTGAAGCATATCAGACATTATCTGATCCCGAAAAAAGAAAAGGTTATGATGTACAGCTTTTCGGGAATCCAGAACCAGTGGAACGGGTATTTAAGACATTCAAGCTTGAGCCGGAGGAAAAGACAGCGGAGTCTGTTTCTTTTGTTACCTACTGGAATGCATATAGCAGTCTGAATGAAATACTTGAAAAAAGTTTACAACTGATGAACCGCGAGGAAAAGAAAAAAAGTATGCCGAAGCGATTGCTCGGAAAGCTTGGACGGGCTGAACATGAAAATACATACCGCAATCGTCAGATCGCAAAAATGGCCAGGGAGGCAGTCCAATATATCACTTTACTGAAAATGGCAGAAATCCCGATGGAATTTTGGAATGACGAGGCTATGAACTGGGTACTGGTTCGGTGGGGACAGAAACCCGGAAATGATTACATTGCCTTATTCAACCGTTACCGGGTTCAGGTTGAGCAGATGAAATCTGCATCAGAAAAAAAGAAACTGCACAGTAAAAACCGGCAGTTTCATCACGATTTAAAAAAATTACTTTCTTATGCACTGGAAGGCTGA
- a CDS encoding D-alanyl-D-alanine carboxypeptidase family protein, producing the protein MKTIKKLLAVMLICIQTLQFSMVPNVLAEETTTTPGTEQTSDTAVEVTAPSAILMEMTTGTVLYEKDADTARPPASVTKVMTMLLIFDALAEGKIQLEDEVTTSEYASSMGGSQVFLETGEKQTVETLLKCISVASANDACVAMAEYISGNEEEFVRQMNLRAEGLGMKHTHFVNCNGLDAEGHETSARDIALMSRELLLKYPEIHNYCTIWMENITHTTSKGSSEFGLTNTNKLIRQYEYATGLKTGSTGKAKFCVSATAEKNGVSLIAVIMGAEDSKARFKDAVTLLNYGFGKCQMYTDENMPSLDPISVTGGIQESISLEYEKKFTYLDTTGANLNAVTSRLQIPDKVNAPVKKGDTVGQRIYYLDEKEIGSVNLLAEETVKKAGFFDYLRKALYWIAL; encoded by the coding sequence ATGAAAACGATCAAGAAGCTGTTGGCAGTCATGCTGATCTGCATACAGACACTGCAATTTTCAATGGTTCCAAATGTCCTGGCTGAAGAAACAACAACTACTCCGGGAACAGAACAAACTTCGGATACGGCAGTAGAAGTGACTGCTCCTTCTGCAATTTTAATGGAAATGACAACGGGTACAGTATTATACGAAAAAGATGCGGATACTGCACGACCACCGGCAAGTGTCACGAAAGTCATGACAATGCTTTTAATTTTTGATGCACTTGCAGAAGGGAAAATTCAGTTGGAGGATGAAGTTACAACTTCTGAATATGCCTCTTCTATGGGCGGCTCGCAGGTCTTCCTGGAAACGGGAGAAAAGCAGACCGTAGAAACTTTACTCAAATGTATTTCTGTTGCCAGTGCAAATGATGCCTGTGTTGCTATGGCTGAATATATTTCAGGAAATGAAGAGGAATTTGTCCGTCAGATGAATCTTCGTGCAGAAGGTCTCGGCATGAAACACACTCATTTTGTGAATTGTAACGGACTGGATGCAGAAGGTCACGAAACAAGTGCCCGTGATATTGCATTGATGTCCCGTGAACTTCTCCTGAAATATCCGGAAATTCATAATTATTGTACGATCTGGATGGAAAATATCACTCATACAACCTCAAAAGGTTCGTCTGAATTTGGATTAACTAATACCAATAAACTGATCCGTCAGTATGAATATGCAACCGGATTAAAAACCGGCTCTACCGGCAAGGCAAAGTTCTGTGTTTCAGCAACTGCTGAAAAAAATGGTGTCAGTCTGATCGCAGTTATTATGGGGGCTGAAGACTCCAAAGCCAGGTTCAAGGATGCTGTTACCTTATTAAATTATGGGTTCGGAAAATGTCAGATGTATACGGATGAAAATATGCCTTCTTTGGATCCAATCTCTGTCACCGGTGGTATACAGGAATCCATCTCACTTGAATATGAAAAGAAATTTACTTATCTGGATACAACAGGAGCAAATCTGAATGCTGTTACTTCAAGGCTTCAGATTCCTGATAAAGTAAATGCTCCGGTTAAAAAAGGGGACACTGTCGGTCAACGGATTTACTATTTAGACGAAAAAGAAATCGGCAGTGTGAATCTTCTGGCTGAAGAAACCGTTAAGAAAGCAGGATTCTTTGATTATCTGAGAAAAGCTCTTTACTGGATTGCACTATAA